From Pelosinus fermentans DSM 17108, the proteins below share one genomic window:
- a CDS encoding TonB-dependent receptor plug domain-containing protein, whose amino-acid sequence MDKHIGIKKKAMIYACIVSGFISLPVSGAYATESEETESYSFDQLVVTANRVPTKLSEVAANVTVITKGQIEKGNYHNVGEVLQHIPGVQIGSNGTPGSISAAFINGSEQVVVMIDGRRMNLPNGIGGFGMATSNLTGLIGIENIERIEIVKSGRSALYGADAVGGVINIITKKGEKNQTTVKIAGGNWNGDNYTLINEGKEGNLSWFFTADKRQMGDYSDGNNKLYRYTGSDQEAYTLRLDQKINNGNLSFTYENFDHQNEAKVKNKYENTNQHNWDFTYTENLSTKTDYQIKFYQNANHRVGLGDNTWERYDHDVRTKGFNYQLNSKIDEQNMLTAGIDWRKDEIESSDYKSKDSTVKAIYLQDRWNITNKFSILPGLRYDNSDTYGNKTTPQLGANYKQSDRTTYYASWGKVFQTPRFDDLYWPSSVDPADSYYPGSPETHYDGNPALKPETGWSAEIGVNHKFDNTLEGNFSAFTRRLNDAIAWKNVSTNPAIEYWTPSNVDKQKADGFELQLTKQLTSKIKTSIGYNYLHVRNKTQYDSDFVRDKNIADETWNIGMSYSSKKINADIRGTAVMGRTNSEFIEKSYWLWDANLNYKLDKSNTAFLTVNNILDKYYDTAAGKPCGGRNYMIGLKTIF is encoded by the coding sequence GTGGATAAACACATAGGAATTAAAAAAAAGGCTATGATATATGCCTGTATAGTAAGTGGTTTTATCTCGCTGCCAGTATCAGGAGCGTATGCGACTGAGAGTGAAGAAACAGAAAGTTATTCCTTTGATCAACTGGTGGTAACAGCTAATCGGGTACCTACAAAACTATCTGAAGTCGCAGCTAATGTAACGGTAATCACAAAAGGGCAGATTGAAAAAGGGAATTATCATAATGTAGGAGAAGTTCTACAGCATATCCCGGGAGTACAGATAGGATCTAACGGTACTCCTGGGAGTATTAGTGCCGCGTTTATTAATGGAAGTGAACAAGTGGTTGTTATGATTGATGGTAGACGTATGAACCTACCGAATGGTATAGGCGGATTTGGTATGGCTACTTCTAATTTAACAGGTTTAATCGGCATCGAAAATATTGAACGTATTGAAATAGTAAAAAGCGGCCGATCAGCCTTATATGGTGCCGATGCTGTTGGTGGTGTAATCAATATTATTACTAAAAAAGGAGAGAAGAACCAAACAACGGTAAAAATAGCAGGCGGGAATTGGAATGGTGATAATTATACATTAATTAATGAGGGCAAAGAAGGTAATTTAAGTTGGTTTTTTACTGCAGATAAAAGACAAATGGGTGATTATTCAGATGGAAATAATAAATTATATAGGTACACAGGTAGTGACCAAGAAGCTTATACGCTGCGGTTGGATCAGAAGATCAATAATGGTAATCTAAGTTTTACTTATGAAAATTTTGATCATCAAAATGAAGCTAAAGTAAAGAATAAATATGAAAATACGAACCAGCACAATTGGGATTTCACTTATACAGAAAATCTTTCTACTAAAACTGATTATCAAATTAAATTTTATCAAAATGCCAACCATCGTGTTGGATTAGGGGATAATACTTGGGAGAGATATGACCATGATGTCAGAACCAAGGGATTTAATTATCAATTGAACTCTAAGATTGATGAGCAAAATATGTTGACAGCAGGAATTGACTGGCGAAAAGATGAGATTGAAAGTAGTGATTATAAGAGTAAAGATAGTACCGTAAAAGCGATTTATTTACAGGATCGATGGAATATAACAAATAAATTTAGTATTCTTCCAGGACTTCGTTATGATAATAGCGATACATACGGAAATAAAACAACGCCACAGTTAGGAGCAAATTATAAACAAAGTGATCGTACTACTTATTATGCATCATGGGGCAAGGTCTTTCAAACACCACGCTTTGATGATTTATACTGGCCGTCATCAGTTGATCCTGCAGACTCTTACTATCCAGGATCACCAGAGACCCATTATGATGGGAATCCTGCTTTAAAACCGGAAACTGGATGGAGTGCTGAGATTGGTGTGAATCACAAGTTTGATAATACACTAGAAGGAAATTTTTCAGCTTTTACTCGTAGGCTAAATGATGCAATTGCCTGGAAAAACGTTAGTACAAATCCTGCAATAGAGTATTGGACGCCTTCTAATGTTGATAAGCAGAAGGCTGATGGCTTTGAACTACAGTTAACTAAGCAACTTACCTCTAAAATAAAAACCTCTATTGGTTATAATTATTTACATGTTAGGAACAAAACCCAATATGATAGTGATTTTGTAAGAGATAAAAATATAGCAGATGAAACATGGAACATTGGTATGTCTTATAGCTCTAAGAAAATAAATGCCGATATAAGGGGCACGGCTGTTATGGGACGAACCAATAGTGAATTTATTGAAAAAAGCTATTGGCTATGGGATGCAAATCTTAATTATAAATTAGATAAGAGTAATACTGCTTTTTTAACGGTAAATAATATACTTGATAAGTACTATGATACAGCTGCTGGTAAGCCTTGTGGCGGACGAAATTATATGATTGGTTTAAAAACGATATTTTAG
- a CDS encoding nitrogenase component 1, with the protein MVTSLSTYMCKEGNSCGLTGASTFFAGIPDAVMVLNSSLWCYFSAHEYIEKQCPTARMRFFCSQRNKDAIFSGTEQYLLHILQSIKQTAQPSVVLLANSCTDSTRNENLLQIAKQADLNCPVICLDRHDLEEGFWAGYQAAAKAYFREVPLQLRTAIKPRTVNLLGCSVGYYNAAHDLQELRRMLTLAGYEVIACPGAGSTMQEITNMTQAQLNIVVHDELGRELAELLEEQYDMPYVSLLPPYGIQGSLSWLKAIDYYLSGESTGLKALQQEANGLEQKHDIMNKEQQEIWGNIWFDSIFIAAPASVAFSISQAVRGEWMNAKKIITVLQNGVPFKQSYPEYIGIVLDAYKDQQKIEQHLAGLRGGLLMASSREKAILHQKAVKDVAYQHISSPVYDEMILKNRPFMGLQGTSHMVASLWNQYIQGQKKIEICKKVVAT; encoded by the coding sequence ATGGTTACGAGTCTTTCAACCTATATGTGCAAAGAGGGCAATAGTTGTGGATTGACAGGTGCATCAACCTTTTTTGCAGGTATTCCAGATGCTGTAATGGTGCTTAACAGTTCCTTGTGGTGTTATTTTTCAGCTCATGAGTATATCGAAAAACAATGTCCAACAGCAAGAATGCGCTTCTTTTGTTCCCAAAGGAATAAAGATGCTATATTTTCTGGTACAGAGCAGTATTTGCTGCATATTTTACAATCAATAAAACAGACGGCTCAGCCATCTGTAGTGCTGCTGGCGAACAGCTGTACTGACAGTACTCGGAATGAGAATCTTTTGCAGATTGCCAAGCAGGCAGATCTGAATTGTCCTGTGATTTGCCTGGATCGTCATGATTTGGAAGAGGGATTTTGGGCCGGATATCAGGCAGCTGCCAAAGCCTATTTTCGTGAGGTGCCCCTGCAGTTGCGTACTGCTATAAAGCCGAGGACGGTTAATCTTTTAGGATGCAGTGTTGGTTATTATAATGCAGCCCATGACCTGCAGGAGCTGCGGCGTATGCTGACCTTAGCTGGTTATGAGGTAATTGCTTGCCCGGGGGCAGGAAGTACGATGCAGGAAATTACCAATATGACTCAGGCGCAGCTGAATATTGTAGTTCATGATGAACTAGGACGTGAGCTGGCAGAGCTGCTGGAAGAGCAGTATGATATGCCCTATGTCTCCTTATTGCCCCCTTATGGCATACAAGGTTCCTTGAGCTGGCTAAAAGCGATTGATTATTATCTGTCGGGGGAAAGTACTGGACTAAAAGCTCTTCAACAAGAAGCGAATGGTCTAGAACAAAAACATGACATTATGAATAAAGAGCAGCAAGAGATTTGGGGGAATATCTGGTTCGACAGCATTTTCATTGCTGCCCCTGCCTCCGTAGCCTTTTCTATATCTCAGGCAGTACGAGGGGAGTGGATGAATGCAAAGAAAATCATAACCGTATTGCAAAATGGCGTTCCCTTTAAGCAGAGTTATCCTGAATATATTGGTATTGTGTTGGATGCATATAAGGATCAGCAGAAAATAGAACAACACTTGGCCGGCTTACGAGGCGGATTGCTGATGGCAAGCAGTAGAGAAAAAGCGATTCTGCATCAAAAAGCAGTGAAAGATGTGGCATATCAGCATATCTCTTCACCTGTATACGACGAAATGATCCTTAAAAATCGGCCATTTATGGGGTTGCAAGGAACCAGTCATATGGTTGCGAGCTTATGGAACCAGTATATACAAGGACAGAAAAAGATAGAAATATGTAAAAAAGTAGTGGCAACGTAA